One window from the genome of Bacillus tianshenii encodes:
- a CDS encoding nucleotide sugar dehydrogenase, whose product MAVIVNSLADSLLEKLKTKEAVIGVVGLGYVGLPLAVEKAKAGYNVIGFDIQQKRADMVNDGVNYIGDVVDEELAELSKEQLLQATTDYSKIEEVDAVAICVPTPLDIYKQPDTSYVEASAKEIAKYLTKGTLVVLESTTYPGTTEEVLKPILEGYGLTCGEDFFLAYSPERVDPGNKVYNTKNTPKVVGGISEACTKIAASLYRNVLEGEVHEVSSPAVGEMEKILENTFRNINIALANEMAILCNRMGLDVWEVIDAAATKPYGFMPFYPGPGVGGHCIPIDPWYLTWKAREYNYHTRLIETAGEINNSMPEFVVSRLMEILNEDRKALKGAKVLVLGVAYKKDINDWRESPVLPILQSLDSHGADWEVVDPAVTEFKLNGEMVKPTAKLDEKTLKNADIVLIGTDHTGINYDYIAKSTNVVFDTKNVLKADDYNNVHKL is encoded by the coding sequence ATGGCAGTTATCGTGAATTCTTTAGCAGACTCTTTATTAGAAAAATTAAAAACAAAAGAAGCTGTAATCGGGGTAGTAGGTCTTGGTTATGTCGGCCTTCCGCTTGCAGTTGAGAAAGCGAAAGCAGGCTACAACGTTATTGGATTTGATATTCAGCAAAAGCGTGCGGACATGGTGAATGATGGTGTGAACTATATCGGTGACGTCGTAGATGAAGAGCTTGCTGAGCTGTCAAAAGAGCAATTACTTCAAGCAACAACCGATTATTCAAAAATTGAAGAAGTAGATGCAGTAGCCATTTGCGTTCCAACACCGCTTGATATTTATAAGCAGCCTGATACTTCGTATGTAGAGGCTTCTGCCAAAGAAATTGCGAAATATTTAACAAAAGGCACACTTGTAGTGTTAGAAAGCACTACTTATCCTGGTACAACAGAAGAAGTATTAAAACCGATTTTAGAGGGTTATGGCCTTACTTGTGGTGAAGACTTCTTCTTAGCTTATTCACCTGAGCGTGTTGACCCAGGTAACAAAGTGTACAACACGAAAAACACACCAAAAGTTGTTGGAGGTATTTCTGAAGCGTGCACGAAAATCGCAGCTTCTCTCTACCGTAATGTACTTGAAGGAGAAGTTCATGAAGTATCATCTCCAGCAGTCGGTGAAATGGAAAAGATTCTTGAAAATACGTTCCGCAACATTAATATTGCGCTTGCAAATGAAATGGCGATTCTATGTAACCGCATGGGGCTTGATGTATGGGAAGTAATTGACGCTGCAGCAACAAAACCATACGGATTTATGCCGTTCTACCCAGGACCAGGCGTAGGTGGTCACTGCATTCCAATCGACCCTTGGTACTTAACGTGGAAGGCTCGAGAATACAACTACCATACTCGCTTAATTGAAACAGCTGGTGAAATCAATAACAGCATGCCTGAATTTGTTGTAAGTCGTTTGATGGAAATCTTGAATGAAGACCGTAAAGCATTAAAAGGAGCAAAAGTACTTGTTCTCGGTGTCGCATACAAGAAAGACATCAATGACTGGCGCGAATCACCTGTTCTGCCAATCTTACAATCTCTTGATAGCCATGGAGCAGATTGGGAAGTTGTAGACCCAGCAGTGACTGAGTTCAAACTAAACGGTGAAATGGTAAAGCCAACTGCTAAATTAGATGAAAAAACATTAAAAAATGCTGATATCGTGCTAATTGGAACAGACCATACGGGCATTAATTACGACTATATTGCGAAAAGCACAAATGTTGTTTTTGATACGAAGAATGTATTAAAGGCTGACGATTACAACAACGTTCATAAGCTATAA
- a CDS encoding Gfo/Idh/MocA family oxidoreductase yields the protein MINFAIVGCGHIAKKHAKAISDAEGANFYAVCDMVPEAMKPYEEEYGVKAYTELTDLCQDPEVDVVNICTPSGLHAPLALEAARNKKHVVIEKPITLTLEDADAIIEACRENNVKLSVVHPNRFRPVMMKLKNALDKGYFGKLSHINATVRWNRNQEYYDQAEWRGTKSMDGGVLMNQAIHNLDLMLWLAGDIEEVRSMSATRLRNIEAEDVSAGVVRFKNGSLGVVEAATTIYPTNLEETISIFGETGTVMIGGKTANLIKHWNVEAMGDEETDHLMQEIKGDPHGKPGHQWIIEDMVEAIHENREPIVSGEDGRKALEFVLALCEAAEENKHVVLN from the coding sequence ATGATTAATTTTGCAATTGTAGGTTGTGGGCATATTGCGAAAAAGCATGCAAAAGCGATTTCAGATGCAGAAGGTGCAAACTTCTATGCCGTCTGCGACATGGTGCCAGAAGCAATGAAGCCTTATGAAGAAGAATATGGTGTTAAGGCGTATACAGAGCTTACAGATTTGTGCCAAGACCCAGAAGTAGATGTTGTGAATATTTGTACGCCAAGCGGTCTTCATGCACCGCTGGCACTAGAGGCAGCACGGAATAAGAAGCATGTAGTGATTGAAAAACCAATTACGCTAACACTTGAGGATGCGGATGCAATAATCGAAGCTTGCCGTGAAAACAATGTAAAGCTTTCTGTTGTTCACCCAAACCGCTTCCGCCCAGTTATGATGAAGCTCAAAAATGCGCTTGATAAAGGTTATTTCGGTAAGCTAAGTCACATTAACGCAACAGTTCGCTGGAACAGAAACCAAGAGTATTATGACCAAGCAGAATGGCGCGGTACGAAGAGCATGGATGGCGGTGTTTTGATGAACCAAGCTATTCATAATCTTGATTTAATGCTATGGCTTGCGGGAGATATCGAAGAAGTACGTAGTATGAGTGCGACACGTCTCCGTAATATTGAAGCAGAAGATGTTTCAGCAGGAGTGGTTCGGTTTAAAAACGGTTCACTTGGCGTAGTGGAAGCTGCGACTACCATTTATCCAACAAATTTAGAAGAAACAATCAGCATTTTCGGTGAAACAGGAACGGTAATGATTGGCGGAAAAACAGCAAACCTCATTAAACATTGGAATGTTGAAGCAATGGGAGATGAAGAGACAGATCACCTGATGCAAGAAATTAAAGGAGATCCACATGGTAAGCCTGGGCACCAATGGATTATTGAAGATATGGTTGAGGCAATCCATGAAAACCGTGAACCAATTGTAAGCGGTGAAGACGGCAGAAAAGCATTAGAGTTTGTGCTTGCATTATGTGAAGCAGCAGAAGAAAACAAGCATGTCGTCTTAAACTAA
- a CDS encoding nucleoside-diphosphate sugar epimerase/dehydratase — protein sequence MKYKTRLLGLITIDSLIVVVSMYLCHFILNPYVTNIDSMIVVSSILLLVSHHLFSYLLGLYKRVWRFASIEELFSIVMVVVSSIIVVMAAEFIIFGQVYERALVATLMMQILLIGGVRFARRYISTYRFSLKPILKKEGVKEGKRTLIIGAGSAGRMLLRQLKDNEESGLNPIAILDDNESLHHLKVQNISVEGSTKQIQKVVHERRIEHIVIAMPSVSRQKIGDIVKEAKEVCSNVQILPMIEDLALGNKSVNHIRDVSIEDLLGREPVQLDITNISKKVKGQTVVVTGAGGSIGSELCRQLAKFDPKEIVLVGHGENSIYTIEMELRTKFPSITFPTEIADIQDRHRMFEVMLEHEPQFVFHAAAHKHVPLMERNSSEAVKNNVLGTKNVAEAADASGVDTFVLVSSDKAVNPTNVMGSTKRLAEMVIQELSRKSKTRFVAVRFGNVLGSRGSVVPLFKRQIANGGPVTVTHPDMTRYFMTIPEAARLVIQAGSLARGGEIFVLDMGEPVRIVDLAKNLIRLSGLSEDEIPIQYSGIRPGEKMYEELLNDNEVHPEQVFPKIYIGKADSSHSIVLNEFLNSFKLMDEQSLRTMVLDIANNRYKPKKKDKYRETVNQ from the coding sequence TTGAAGTATAAAACCCGATTATTAGGCTTAATCACAATTGACTCACTTATTGTCGTTGTGTCGATGTATCTTTGTCATTTTATCTTAAACCCTTACGTAACGAATATTGACAGCATGATTGTTGTCAGCTCCATTTTGCTGCTAGTCAGTCATCATTTGTTTTCCTATTTGTTGGGGCTCTATAAACGTGTTTGGCGTTTTGCAAGTATTGAAGAGTTATTCAGCATTGTAATGGTTGTCGTTTCTTCTATTATCGTCGTGATGGCAGCAGAATTTATTATTTTTGGACAAGTTTATGAGCGTGCGTTAGTTGCAACGTTAATGATGCAAATACTCCTTATTGGCGGTGTTCGTTTTGCACGCCGCTATATCAGTACGTATCGTTTTTCGCTAAAGCCTATTTTAAAGAAGGAAGGCGTTAAGGAAGGAAAGCGTACGCTTATTATTGGGGCAGGTTCTGCAGGTAGAATGCTGCTACGTCAATTGAAAGACAATGAAGAATCAGGATTGAATCCAATTGCCATTCTTGATGATAATGAGAGCTTGCATCATCTGAAAGTTCAAAACATTTCGGTTGAAGGAAGTACAAAACAAATTCAAAAGGTCGTTCATGAGCGCCGAATTGAACACATTGTTATTGCAATGCCATCTGTCTCACGTCAAAAGATTGGCGACATCGTAAAAGAAGCAAAAGAGGTTTGCAGCAATGTACAAATATTACCGATGATTGAAGACCTTGCATTAGGGAATAAATCGGTCAATCACATTCGTGACGTTTCAATTGAAGATTTATTAGGTCGTGAGCCTGTACAGTTGGATATCACAAATATTTCGAAGAAAGTAAAAGGACAAACAGTTGTCGTAACAGGTGCAGGTGGTTCGATTGGTTCTGAGCTTTGCCGTCAGTTAGCCAAGTTTGACCCGAAAGAAATTGTTCTTGTCGGTCACGGAGAAAACAGCATTTATACAATTGAGATGGAGCTGCGAACAAAGTTTCCATCTATTACATTCCCTACTGAAATTGCAGATATTCAAGACCGTCACAGAATGTTTGAAGTCATGCTTGAACACGAACCGCAATTTGTTTTTCATGCAGCCGCACATAAACATGTGCCATTAATGGAACGAAATTCATCTGAAGCTGTTAAGAACAATGTTCTCGGTACAAAAAATGTTGCAGAAGCTGCTGATGCTTCGGGTGTCGATACATTTGTTTTAGTGTCATCTGACAAAGCAGTAAACCCGACAAACGTAATGGGTTCAACAAAGCGCTTAGCAGAGATGGTTATTCAAGAGTTAAGTCGCAAAAGCAAGACACGTTTTGTAGCGGTACGGTTTGGAAATGTGCTTGGAAGCCGCGGAAGTGTTGTGCCGCTCTTTAAACGACAAATTGCAAATGGTGGCCCTGTAACAGTTACACATCCTGATATGACGCGTTACTTTATGACAATTCCAGAAGCAGCTAGGCTTGTAATCCAGGCTGGCTCACTAGCCCGTGGTGGTGAAATTTTCGTTCTTGATATGGGCGAGCCTGTAAGAATTGTCGACTTAGCGAAGAACTTAATTCGTTTGTCAGGGCTTTCGGAAGATGAAATCCCAATTCAATATTCAGGCATTCGTCCTGGTGAAAAGATGTATGAAGAATTGCTTAACGATAATGAAGTTCACCCAGAACAAGTTTTCCCGAAAATTTATATCGGTAAGGCTGACTCAAGTCATTCGATTGTTCTTAATGAGTTTTTGAATTCGTTCAAGTTAATGGATGAACAGTCTCTTCGAACAATGGTGTTAGATATCGCTAATAACAGATATAAGCCAAAGAAGAAAGACAAATATCGTGAAACAGTGAATCAATAA
- a CDS encoding tyrosine protein phosphatase → MIDLHCHILPTVDDGAGSIQDSLTMAKQAEEEGIHTIVATPHHKNGKYENDKASILTDVEALNAVFKKEQVDIKVLPGQEVRVYGDLLKDYQLGHILTMNDTGKYLFIEFPSAQVPRITDNLLYSLQLEGVIPVIVHPERNQKIIEKPNILYEIVKQGALTQITTSSLTGVFGKKIQKFSYDLIEANLTHFIASDAHNTTTRPFNVQNALTTIEKKFGTEWANILKTNAEYVVEGKTFYKESPQRIKKKKIFSFLRG, encoded by the coding sequence TTGATCGATCTTCATTGTCACATACTTCCAACTGTAGATGATGGTGCTGGCAGTATACAAGATAGCTTAACAATGGCGAAGCAAGCTGAAGAAGAGGGGATTCACACAATTGTGGCAACTCCTCATCATAAAAATGGCAAATACGAAAACGACAAAGCTTCCATTTTAACTGATGTTGAAGCGCTAAATGCAGTATTTAAGAAAGAGCAGGTGGACATAAAAGTCCTTCCGGGTCAAGAAGTGCGTGTGTATGGTGATTTATTGAAAGATTACCAGCTTGGTCACATTCTTACGATGAATGACACAGGAAAATACTTATTTATTGAGTTCCCAAGTGCTCAAGTTCCGAGGATTACAGATAACCTTTTATATAGTCTTCAATTAGAAGGTGTTATTCCTGTAATTGTTCATCCAGAACGTAACCAAAAGATCATTGAAAAACCGAATATCCTTTATGAAATCGTTAAGCAAGGTGCTTTAACTCAAATAACGACTTCAAGTTTAACGGGAGTTTTCGGTAAAAAGATCCAAAAATTTAGTTATGACTTAATTGAAGCTAATCTTACCCATTTTATCGCATCAGATGCACACAACACGACAACACGACCATTTAATGTACAAAATGCCTTAACGACTATTGAGAAGAAGTTCGGCACAGAATGGGCAAACATTCTTAAGACAAATGCAGAATATGTCGTAGAAGGCAAAACATTTTATAAAGAGTCGCCTCAAAGGATTAAGAAAAAGAAAATCTTCTCTTTTTTGAGGGGGTAA
- a CDS encoding CpsD/CapB family tyrosine-protein kinase has protein sequence MGSKKKPFSNGRSLIAHQSPLSLVAEQYRTLRTNIEFSSIDRELQTLMITSSTPGEGKSTTASNLAVVFAQQEKKVLIIDADLRKPTMHDTFRIENTVGLTNVLTKQHQAHDAVKQTQIKNLDILTSGPIPPNPAELLGSKGMRETLGHLKEQYDYIIIDTPPVLAVTDAKILANHCDGIMLVVHSGKTEVTAAKRAKEAIINANGNMIGAILNGQKQKKHQYYYYR, from the coding sequence TTGGGTTCTAAGAAGAAACCTTTTTCAAACGGTCGCAGCTTAATCGCACATCAAAGCCCATTATCACTTGTAGCAGAGCAATATCGCACACTGCGAACAAACATTGAATTTTCATCAATTGACCGCGAGCTGCAAACGTTGATGATTACATCCTCCACACCTGGTGAGGGGAAATCGACAACAGCATCGAACCTAGCAGTTGTGTTTGCACAACAAGAAAAAAAGGTGCTCATCATTGATGCTGACCTTCGTAAGCCGACGATGCATGATACCTTTCGTATAGAAAATACAGTCGGACTTACCAATGTTTTGACAAAGCAGCATCAGGCACATGATGCAGTAAAGCAAACCCAAATTAAAAATTTAGACATTTTAACAAGTGGACCTATTCCACCTAACCCTGCTGAACTATTAGGATCAAAAGGGATGAGAGAAACACTTGGTCATTTAAAAGAGCAATACGACTACATAATCATAGATACTCCACCAGTGCTTGCAGTTACAGATGCGAAAATTTTAGCAAACCATTGTGATGGCATTATGCTCGTCGTCCATAGTGGGAAAACGGAAGTAACAGCAGCAAAACGGGCGAAAGAAGCTATCATTAATGCCAATGGTAATATGATTGGTGCTATTTTGAATGGGCAAAAACAGAAAAAACACCAATACTATTATTATAGATAG
- a CDS encoding Wzz/FepE/Etk N-terminal domain-containing protein: MEDTISLREFFGMLKKRILLILIIALVSVTAAGAISFYVMTPTYQSSTQILVNQNNSNNQSQDVTDVRTNIELVNTYNVIIKSPVVLNEVAQKLNLERSADTLDKQINVRSKDESQVISIIVQDPNPETATKIANTTAEVFQKKIKTVMNIDNVNILSKADTSKNPSPVSPKPMQNMVIALVAGTLLGVAIASILEFLDNSIRKEEDIEQLLEIPPLGAISKFDKKKTT; the protein is encoded by the coding sequence ATGGAGGATACAATCAGCTTGCGCGAGTTCTTTGGAATGTTAAAAAAACGGATTCTCTTAATTCTTATTATTGCATTAGTCTCAGTCACAGCTGCGGGCGCAATAAGCTTTTATGTAATGACACCGACTTATCAATCTTCGACACAAATCTTGGTTAATCAAAATAATTCAAATAACCAGTCACAAGATGTCACTGACGTACGAACAAATATAGAGTTAGTGAATACATATAACGTCATTATTAAAAGTCCAGTTGTGTTAAATGAAGTTGCCCAGAAGTTGAACTTAGAACGTTCAGCAGATACACTTGATAAACAGATTAATGTTCGGAGTAAAGATGAATCCCAAGTTATTTCCATTATCGTGCAAGACCCAAACCCAGAAACAGCAACAAAAATTGCAAATACAACAGCTGAAGTGTTTCAGAAAAAGATAAAGACAGTTATGAACATTGATAACGTTAATATCTTGTCTAAAGCTGATACTTCGAAAAATCCGTCGCCAGTTTCGCCGAAACCAATGCAAAACATGGTGATCGCATTAGTCGCAGGAACATTATTAGGAGTAGCAATTGCTTCTATACTCGAATTCCTAGATAACTCAATTCGAAAAGAAGAAGATATTGAACAATTATTAGAAATACCGCCACTAGGAGCTATTTCAAAATTCGACAAAAAGAAAACAACATAA
- a CDS encoding BrxA/BrxB family bacilliredoxin, which produces MFNAYEEYMKQVIQPMREELTTAGFTELTTAEGVEQYIEGTEGTTLVVVNSVCGCAAGLARPAAIQSKTLDQKPDNFVTVFAGQDKEATAKMREYFTGIEPSSPSMALLKGKDVVHFIHRHEIEDHEISEILDNLKAAYAKHC; this is translated from the coding sequence TTGTTTAATGCTTATGAGGAATATATGAAGCAAGTGATTCAACCGATGCGAGAAGAACTTACAACTGCAGGCTTTACAGAGTTAACAACAGCAGAAGGTGTTGAGCAATATATTGAAGGTACAGAGGGAACAACACTGGTTGTTGTTAATTCGGTCTGTGGCTGTGCTGCTGGTCTTGCCCGCCCTGCGGCCATTCAATCGAAAACACTTGACCAGAAACCAGACAATTTTGTAACTGTGTTCGCAGGTCAAGATAAAGAAGCGACTGCAAAGATGCGCGAATACTTTACAGGGATTGAGCCATCTTCGCCTTCAATGGCTTTATTGAAAGGAAAGGATGTCGTGCACTTCATACATCGACATGAAATTGAAGACCACGAGATTTCTGAGATTCTTGATAACCTAAAAGCTGCATATGCAAAGCATTGTTAA
- the ilvD gene encoding dihydroxy-acid dehydratase has translation MAEEKRDLRIRSKVISEGEARVPNRAMLRAVGFTDEDFKKPMIGVASTWSEVTPCNIHIDELARRAKQGARDAGGAPMIFNTITVSDGISMGTEGMRFSLPSREVIADSIETVVGAENLDGVVAIGGCDKNMPGCMIALGRMNLPAVFVYGGTISPGQLKGEDIDIVSAFEGVGQYNKGTIDREELHEVECHACPGAGSCGGMYTANTMASAIEAMGMSLPSSASNPAESDFKQDDCAKSGEAVYKLLEQDIRPRDIMTKEAFENAITVVMALGGSTNAILHLLAIAHSVDVDLTLEDFERLQEKVPHLADLKPSGRYVMQDLHRVGGVQAVMKLLYNAGLIHGDCLTVTGKTIAENLEHAPEFTEGQQVIMPMDNPKRKDGPLVILRGNLAPEGAVAKVSGLKTTSITGPAKVFDSEEEATQAVLDDKVQAGDIVVIRYEGPKGGPGMPEMLSLTAILVGKGLGHTVGLITDGRFSGGTHGLVVGHVAPEAQVGGPIGLLQNGDVVTIDSEKHELSVEITDEEMERRRNEWKAPDQNLRGVLGKYARLVSSASKGAVTD, from the coding sequence ATGGCAGAAGAGAAAAGAGATTTGCGGATTCGTAGTAAAGTAATTAGTGAAGGCGAAGCGCGTGTGCCGAATAGAGCGATGCTTCGTGCGGTCGGTTTTACAGATGAAGATTTTAAGAAACCGATGATTGGGGTTGCGAGTACATGGAGTGAAGTAACACCATGTAATATACATATTGATGAGCTTGCCCGCCGAGCGAAGCAAGGTGCAAGAGATGCAGGCGGAGCACCTATGATTTTTAATACGATTACAGTTTCAGACGGTATTTCGATGGGAACAGAAGGAATGCGCTTCTCCCTTCCAAGTCGTGAAGTAATCGCTGATTCAATTGAAACAGTTGTCGGTGCGGAAAACTTAGATGGGGTTGTCGCAATCGGTGGCTGTGATAAAAACATGCCAGGCTGTATGATCGCGCTTGGACGAATGAATTTACCAGCAGTATTTGTATACGGTGGAACGATTTCACCTGGTCAATTAAAAGGTGAAGATATTGACATTGTGTCGGCATTTGAAGGTGTGGGACAATACAATAAAGGAACGATTGATCGCGAAGAACTGCATGAAGTTGAATGTCATGCATGCCCTGGTGCAGGCTCATGCGGTGGAATGTACACAGCAAATACGATGGCATCTGCCATTGAGGCAATGGGGATGAGCCTGCCATCAAGTGCATCTAACCCTGCAGAATCTGATTTCAAACAAGATGATTGTGCGAAATCTGGCGAAGCAGTGTACAAGCTTCTTGAGCAGGATATCCGTCCACGTGATATTATGACGAAAGAAGCGTTTGAAAATGCGATTACAGTCGTTATGGCGCTTGGCGGCTCTACAAATGCAATTCTTCACTTGCTTGCAATTGCGCATTCTGTAGATGTTGACTTAACATTAGAAGACTTTGAGCGTCTGCAAGAAAAGGTACCACATCTAGCAGACTTAAAACCTAGCGGACGTTATGTGATGCAAGACTTGCACCGTGTAGGTGGTGTCCAAGCTGTAATGAAATTGCTATATAACGCTGGTCTTATCCATGGCGATTGTTTAACTGTGACAGGTAAGACGATTGCAGAAAACTTAGAGCATGCTCCTGAGTTTACAGAAGGACAGCAAGTCATTATGCCAATGGATAATCCGAAACGTAAAGACGGTCCACTTGTTATTCTTCGTGGAAACCTTGCTCCAGAAGGTGCTGTTGCAAAAGTAAGTGGTTTGAAAACTACAAGCATTACAGGACCAGCAAAAGTGTTTGATTCAGAAGAAGAAGCAACACAAGCGGTTCTCGATGACAAAGTTCAAGCTGGCGATATCGTTGTCATTCGTTATGAAGGACCAAAAGGTGGACCAGGTATGCCTGAGATGTTATCCCTAACAGCTATTCTTGTTGGTAAAGGATTAGGGCATACAGTTGGATTGATTACCGACGGACGCTTCTCAGGCGGTACACACGGTCTTGTCGTTGGACATGTGGCACCAGAAGCACAAGTTGGCGGTCCTATTGGGTTACTTCAAAATGGTGATGTTGTCACCATCGATAGTGAAAAGCATGAATTAAGTGTTGAAATTACAGATGAAGAAATGGAACGCCGTCGTAATGAATGGAAAGCACCTGACCAAAATCTACGCGGTGTATTAGGGAAATATGCTCGTCTTGTATCTTCAGCTTCTAAAGGTGCTGTAACAGATTAA
- a CDS encoding GNAT family N-acetyltransferase: MVEVRSLAECSFSEALKVWNIGFQDYQVDVQMTMERFLKRIVSEELCPQLSVSAYIDNRPAGIVLSGIRNIKEKRIAWNGGTAVAPLLRGQRIGDALLAYLLDRYRIEGVDVARLEAIHTNKRAIQLYEKWGYEIFEELHYMSGHDLHAQLKNWGFEIEDSNPQQISLLPFYRSDVQWQTQWQSVQDGKALIVYDEEEPVGYALYKEKLDNNGEVGAIYLYQCEAAPAIDHERNILASLLHGVFQTKKAGTKLFAVNISDQRKTLIDLLHKSGFSTVLKQVHMEKKL; this comes from the coding sequence ATGGTTGAAGTACGTTCATTGGCAGAGTGCTCATTTTCAGAAGCACTGAAGGTATGGAATATCGGTTTTCAAGATTATCAGGTTGATGTACAAATGACGATGGAGCGCTTTTTAAAGCGAATTGTTTCTGAAGAATTATGTCCGCAGCTTTCGGTAAGTGCATATATTGATAATAGACCTGCGGGCATTGTGTTAAGCGGTATTCGTAATATTAAAGAGAAGCGGATTGCATGGAATGGGGGAACAGCTGTTGCACCATTGCTTCGCGGTCAAAGAATAGGGGACGCACTACTTGCCTATTTGCTCGATCGTTATCGTATCGAAGGTGTTGATGTTGCAAGGCTGGAAGCTATACATACGAATAAACGGGCGATTCAATTATACGAAAAATGGGGATATGAAATATTTGAGGAGCTGCATTATATGAGTGGGCACGACCTTCATGCTCAACTTAAAAATTGGGGCTTTGAAATTGAAGACAGCAATCCACAGCAAATCTCACTTCTTCCCTTCTATAGAAGTGATGTACAATGGCAGACACAATGGCAAAGCGTTCAAGATGGGAAAGCACTTATTGTATACGATGAAGAAGAGCCGGTTGGCTATGCACTTTATAAGGAAAAGTTAGATAACAACGGAGAAGTTGGAGCGATTTATCTTTACCAATGTGAAGCAGCACCGGCAATTGATCATGAAAGAAATATTTTGGCAAGTCTTCTGCATGGTGTTTTTCAAACGAAAAAGGCTGGAACGAAATTATTTGCTGTTAATATTTCCGATCAACGAAAGACATTAATTGACCTTTTACATAAGAGTGGGTTTTCAACTGTATTGAAACAAGTGCATATGGAAAAGAAGCTATAA
- a CDS encoding virulence factor yields the protein MKIVAIEPTPSPNTMKITLDKALEGRERNHYTAEHVDRAPAFVQQLLGIEGVKSVYHVADFIALDRNPKIDWKQILPKVRGVFGEESEEIEENGPQDGFGEVKAFVQTFAGIPMQLKLTDGEEEKRVGLPQRFMNAVMKLTEIGDNVVMEREWKEHGVRYGEMDEIGEQIVDEIAAAYDEERLESLIQTFINPEEKAIQQNETYQVTVEMLDNPDWKHRYAALEQMNPTEADLPVLKKALHDEKQSIRRLAVVYLGMLENVDVLPLLEEALLHDKSVMVRRTAGDCFSDIGDPKGIPAAMKALEDKNKLVRWRAAMFLYEVGDEQAIPALQKAKNDPEFEVALQVQMALERIEGGEEAKGSVWKQMTEKMAKE from the coding sequence ATGAAAATTGTTGCAATTGAACCAACACCAAGCCCGAATACGATGAAGATTACGCTTGATAAGGCGTTAGAAGGGCGTGAGCGGAATCATTATACAGCAGAACATGTAGACCGTGCTCCTGCATTTGTACAACAGCTGCTTGGAATTGAAGGCGTGAAAAGCGTCTATCATGTTGCTGATTTTATCGCACTTGATCGAAATCCAAAGATTGATTGGAAACAAATCCTGCCGAAGGTGCGCGGTGTATTTGGAGAAGAAAGTGAGGAAATTGAAGAAAATGGGCCGCAGGATGGCTTTGGAGAAGTAAAAGCATTTGTTCAAACCTTTGCCGGAATCCCAATGCAGCTAAAGCTCACTGATGGGGAGGAAGAAAAGCGAGTTGGTTTACCGCAGCGGTTTATGAATGCGGTAATGAAACTAACTGAAATCGGTGACAATGTTGTGATGGAACGCGAATGGAAAGAACATGGTGTTCGTTATGGAGAAATGGACGAAATTGGTGAACAAATTGTTGATGAAATTGCGGCGGCATATGATGAAGAACGGCTTGAAAGCTTAATTCAAACGTTTATTAATCCTGAAGAAAAAGCCATTCAGCAAAATGAAACTTATCAAGTAACCGTAGAAATGCTCGACAACCCAGATTGGAAGCATCGTTATGCAGCACTGGAACAAATGAACCCGACAGAAGCAGATTTACCGGTTTTGAAAAAAGCTTTACATGATGAAAAGCAATCCATTCGTCGTCTGGCTGTTGTTTATCTTGGCATGCTTGAAAATGTAGATGTCTTACCGCTTCTAGAGGAAGCATTGCTCCATGATAAATCAGTTATGGTACGTCGAACAGCAGGTGATTGCTTCTCTGATATTGGAGATCCAAAAGGAATTCCGGCAGCAATGAAGGCATTAGAAGATAAGAACAAGCTTGTTCGTTGGCGGGCTGCGATGTTTTTGTATGAAGTTGGCGATGAACAGGCCATTCCCGCTTTACAAAAAGCTAAAAATGATCCCGAGTTTGAAGTTGCTCTGCAGGTTCAGATGGCACTTGAAAGAATTGAAGGTGGAGAAGAAGCAAAAGGTTCCGTATGGAAGCAAATGACTGAAAAAATGGCCAAAGAATAA